Proteins encoded by one window of Azospirillum brasilense:
- a CDS encoding ankyrin repeat domain-containing protein, which translates to MDRSAPKATPSSNRSAAKAKPQPQAAGLRPDQTEVFDGLLLALLARKRLLVLVGEAGSGRAAVFHQLVEQVGSDGALVLPVAASAGAQVEDLVSAAGDAALPSDSDDRDFDTLIEELEERLDLAGTGLLAVENAGVLAAPALADLIDLTRSETPSGRFLQVLLCGTPEMERTLARPGLAEAVRELGVIYRMTPGAGPSVAPTAAIPSAGPSVGPTAGPVPAPPRAAPPPPRRTAERDANDWPANDWDAPDGWTIPEAGAPVADLPVKRPRRRAALAGAAITTLILLGAAGAGVALTVPGATPERALDYARQGWQDLRSFVAERVNIPFGPFADEPSLGSRGPDTLAVARPQNPYLAALPAEAGVPVAGPSPTKADTPPPAARTLNATPAPNPVPTQAPAPTPAPTLAAKPEQPPAAPAAPMPKPSVPAADPLAAEHTQPPKPRATEYRTEQSEGPTGSATLPPLVDEPAPQMAAPAMPQPATPTASTPFSASDNGLNPRVRTLVDQARRQIAAKLLTTPPNNNAYETVSRLREIAPATPEIQDLLTTMEETYRRWAALAERDGNWDEARRFYERALIVAPNTGDLRDRIKAAGEGRVLPATPTATATAAPGTPPATPAAAEARPGLDSRDGAIALMRRTDELKRALDGGADPNKRVDNGKTLLMLASEQGLTDAVRLLIDRRAKTELRTADGATAVMYAAWGGHEAVIHALAAAGAELDATNDDGKTALMAAAARGHDGVVKILIDRGVSVDRVASHGWSALMYAANNGHDRVARMLVERGANPFRMDTAGNSALTLGALQGHMQVVEALKPH; encoded by the coding sequence ATGGACCGTTCCGCTCCGAAAGCCACGCCATCCTCGAATCGCTCTGCGGCGAAGGCGAAGCCCCAACCCCAGGCCGCCGGCCTGCGCCCTGACCAGACGGAGGTCTTCGACGGCCTTCTGCTGGCCCTGCTGGCGCGCAAGCGGCTTCTGGTGCTGGTCGGCGAAGCCGGGTCCGGACGGGCCGCGGTCTTCCATCAGCTTGTCGAGCAGGTCGGCTCCGACGGGGCGCTGGTTCTTCCGGTCGCCGCCAGCGCCGGGGCGCAGGTGGAGGATCTGGTGTCCGCCGCCGGGGACGCCGCCCTGCCGTCGGACAGCGACGACCGCGATTTCGACACCCTGATCGAGGAGCTGGAGGAGCGGCTGGACCTCGCCGGCACGGGCCTGCTGGCGGTGGAGAACGCGGGCGTCCTGGCCGCCCCGGCGCTGGCCGACCTGATCGACCTCACCCGCTCCGAGACGCCGAGCGGGCGTTTCCTCCAGGTCCTGCTCTGCGGCACGCCGGAGATGGAGCGGACCCTGGCCCGGCCCGGCTTGGCCGAAGCGGTGCGCGAACTTGGCGTGATCTACCGCATGACGCCCGGCGCCGGCCCCTCCGTCGCGCCCACCGCCGCCATTCCGTCCGCCGGACCCTCCGTTGGCCCCACCGCCGGACCGGTGCCCGCCCCGCCGCGCGCCGCCCCGCCGCCGCCGCGCCGGACGGCGGAGCGCGACGCCAACGACTGGCCGGCCAACGACTGGGACGCTCCGGACGGCTGGACGATCCCGGAAGCCGGCGCCCCGGTCGCCGACCTGCCCGTCAAGCGCCCGCGCCGCCGCGCCGCGCTGGCCGGAGCGGCGATCACCACCCTGATCCTCCTTGGCGCCGCCGGGGCCGGCGTGGCCCTGACCGTGCCCGGCGCCACGCCCGAGCGGGCGCTCGATTACGCCCGGCAGGGCTGGCAGGACCTCCGCAGCTTCGTGGCGGAGCGGGTGAACATCCCGTTCGGGCCGTTCGCGGACGAGCCCAGCCTGGGCAGCCGGGGTCCCGACACGCTGGCGGTCGCCCGGCCGCAGAACCCCTATCTCGCCGCGCTCCCCGCCGAAGCGGGTGTGCCGGTCGCCGGACCGTCGCCGACCAAGGCCGACACTCCGCCGCCCGCCGCCCGCACCCTGAACGCGACGCCGGCCCCGAACCCGGTGCCGACCCAAGCGCCAGCCCCAACCCCGGCCCCAACCCTGGCGGCGAAGCCGGAGCAGCCGCCCGCCGCCCCGGCGGCCCCGATGCCGAAGCCGTCGGTGCCGGCCGCCGACCCGCTGGCCGCGGAGCACACCCAACCGCCCAAGCCGCGGGCGACCGAGTACCGCACGGAGCAGAGCGAAGGCCCGACCGGTTCCGCCACCCTGCCGCCGCTGGTCGATGAGCCGGCGCCCCAGATGGCCGCCCCGGCGATGCCCCAGCCCGCCACCCCCACGGCGTCCACGCCCTTCTCGGCCAGCGACAACGGCCTGAACCCGCGCGTCCGCACCCTGGTCGATCAGGCCCGCCGGCAGATCGCCGCCAAGCTCCTGACCACGCCGCCGAACAACAACGCCTACGAGACGGTGTCGCGGCTGCGCGAGATCGCTCCGGCGACTCCGGAGATCCAGGACCTCCTGACGACCATGGAGGAGACCTACCGCCGCTGGGCCGCGCTGGCGGAGCGCGACGGCAATTGGGACGAGGCGCGGCGCTTCTACGAACGCGCCCTGATCGTCGCCCCCAACACCGGCGACCTGCGCGACCGCATCAAGGCCGCCGGCGAAGGACGCGTGCTGCCGGCGACGCCCACGGCCACGGCCACGGCGGCGCCCGGCACCCCGCCGGCGACGCCGGCCGCCGCCGAGGCCCGGCCCGGCCTGGACAGCCGCGACGGCGCCATCGCCCTGATGCGCCGCACCGACGAGCTGAAGCGCGCGCTCGACGGCGGCGCCGATCCGAACAAGCGGGTGGACAACGGCAAGACCCTGCTGATGCTGGCCTCCGAACAGGGGCTGACCGACGCGGTGCGGCTGCTGATCGACCGCCGGGCCAAGACGGAGCTGCGCACCGCCGACGGCGCCACCGCGGTGATGTACGCGGCCTGGGGCGGGCATGAGGCGGTGATCCACGCTCTGGCCGCCGCCGGAGCCGAACTCGACGCCACCAACGACGACGGCAAGACCGCCCTGATGGCCGCCGCGGCCCGCGGCCACGACGGTGTCGTGAAGATCCTGATCGACCGCGGCGTGTCGGTGGACCGGGTGGCCAGCCACGGCTGGTCGGCCCTGATGTACGCCGCCAACAACGGCCACGACCGCGTGGCCCGGATGCTGGTGGAGCGCGGCGCCAACCCGTTCCGCATGGACACGGCCGGCAACTCCGCCCTCACGCTCGGCGCGCTGCAGGGCCACATGCAGGTGGTCGAGGCGCTGAAGCCGCATTGA
- a CDS encoding methyl-accepting chemotaxis protein, translating to MGVLSSITIRAKIVSSFLILVVFVCALGVFSVNRISAVNDAGGEIRDNWLPSVGEIAKLTDYFEFYRILEAAHVFAPDASQKAEEEKTMKTALENFQNAADKYKKLLTSGYETEAYQKLMGYWERYLNLSQQKVLPLSREGRDKEAAETYRGESRVEFRKAQAVLRELIAFNTRNGSLAANNGEEVYNASKTVLIAAIAIVTLLSALMGLAIVAGVSKPIQRLTGVMNRLAGRELTVAVDGADRKDELGAMARAVQVFKDGLIEADRLAAAQAAEQATKQRRAEAVDRLVSRFGDSSAASLRTVAAAASELDATAHSMTSMAERTNIQATAVQAAAEQTSANVQTVASATEEMASSIREIATQVSRSSEIAGQAVEQATRTNETVRGLVEAAQKIGEVVSLITNIASQTNLLALNATIEAARAGEAGKGFAVVAGEVKHLASQTAKATDEIAAQIAAIQGATDGAVRDISAIGGIIAQINDISTAIAAAIEEQGAATNEISRNVQEAAAGTHQVSGSITEVTLAAGETGAAAGQVMSASGELARQSETLRKEIESFLAEIKAA from the coding sequence ATGGGTGTTCTGTCAAGCATCACGATACGGGCGAAGATCGTCTCTTCATTCCTGATTCTCGTGGTTTTCGTCTGCGCATTGGGAGTGTTCAGCGTCAATCGCATCTCCGCGGTCAATGATGCGGGCGGGGAAATCCGAGACAACTGGCTGCCCAGCGTTGGAGAGATCGCCAAGCTCACCGACTACTTCGAGTTCTATCGGATTTTGGAAGCCGCTCATGTCTTTGCCCCCGACGCCTCCCAAAAGGCGGAGGAGGAGAAGACCATGAAGACGGCCCTGGAGAATTTCCAAAACGCCGCCGATAAATACAAAAAACTACTGACCTCCGGCTACGAGACGGAGGCTTACCAAAAGCTTATGGGCTACTGGGAGCGCTACCTGAACCTGAGCCAGCAGAAGGTGCTTCCGCTGTCCCGTGAGGGTCGCGACAAGGAGGCCGCGGAGACCTATCGGGGCGAATCGCGGGTCGAGTTCCGCAAGGCCCAGGCGGTTCTGCGCGAGTTGATCGCGTTCAACACCCGCAACGGCAGTCTCGCCGCCAACAATGGCGAAGAGGTCTACAACGCGAGCAAAACCGTGCTCATTGCCGCGATCGCCATCGTCACGCTCCTCAGCGCGCTGATGGGGCTGGCGATTGTCGCCGGCGTCTCCAAGCCGATTCAGCGGCTGACCGGGGTGATGAACCGGCTGGCCGGGCGCGAACTGACGGTCGCCGTCGACGGCGCCGATCGCAAGGACGAGCTGGGCGCCATGGCCCGCGCCGTTCAGGTCTTCAAGGACGGGCTGATCGAGGCGGACCGGCTCGCCGCCGCCCAGGCGGCGGAACAGGCGACCAAGCAGCGCCGGGCGGAGGCCGTGGACCGGCTGGTGAGCCGCTTCGGAGATTCCTCCGCGGCCTCCCTGCGCACGGTGGCCGCCGCCGCCTCGGAACTGGACGCCACCGCCCACAGCATGACCTCCATGGCCGAACGGACCAACATCCAGGCGACCGCCGTCCAGGCGGCGGCGGAGCAGACCAGCGCCAACGTCCAGACCGTCGCCTCGGCCACCGAGGAGATGGCCAGCTCCATCCGCGAGATCGCGACGCAGGTGTCGCGCTCCTCGGAAATCGCCGGGCAGGCGGTGGAGCAGGCGACCCGCACCAACGAGACGGTGCGCGGTCTGGTCGAGGCCGCGCAGAAGATCGGCGAGGTGGTCAGCCTCATCACCAACATCGCCAGCCAGACCAACCTGCTGGCCCTGAACGCCACCATCGAGGCGGCGCGGGCGGGCGAGGCCGGCAAGGGGTTCGCCGTCGTGGCCGGCGAGGTGAAGCATCTGGCCTCCCAGACCGCCAAGGCGACCGACGAGATCGCCGCCCAGATCGCCGCCATTCAGGGGGCGACCGACGGCGCGGTGCGCGACATCTCGGCCATCGGCGGCATCATCGCCCAGATCAACGACATCTCCACCGCCATCGCCGCCGCCATCGAGGAGCAGGGCGCGGCGACCAACGAGATCTCCCGCAACGTCCAGGAGGCCGCGGCGGGCACCCATCAGGTCTCCGGAAGCATCACGGAGGTCACGCTGGCCGCGGGCGAGACGGGGGCCGCCGCCGGTCAGGTGATGAGCGCGTCGGGCGAACTGGCCCGCCAGTCGGAAACGCTGCGCAAGGAGATCGAGAGCTTCCTGGCGGAGATCAAGGCGGCCTGA